The Synechococcus sp. CC9605 sequence TCAGCAAGGACGGAGCCACCTCCCACAACAAATTCATCAATAAGCACGAGCTGCCCTTCACCCTGCTCACCGATGAGGAGCCCTGTGCCGTCGCCAGCCTCTACGAAAGCTATGGGCTGAAGAAGTTCATGGGGCGCGAATATATGGGAATGATGCGCCACACCTTCCTGATTGATGAAGAGGGAAAACTGGAGCGGATTTATCTCAAGGTGAAAGCTGCCACCATGGCCGACACACTGATCAGCGATCTCGGCCTGAGCTGAGCCCAGCACCCAGGCTCAGCAATGCTTGCAACTGAAGATCACCCTCCAGCTGCAACAACTTCGTTGCACCGGTCCAATGTTGCTTCAACAGGTCAGCGTCACCACCGCAGATCCACAACAAGCCTTGGGCGTGCTGCTGAGCCGCTGCAATGGAGGCCAACATTGCCTCCAGCACACCGCGCTGCATGGCAGCCACGGTCTGTTGTGGAAACACCTCCTGCAGAGCGTCGTTGCTGGGCACCTCCGGGGTTGAAGGCAAGCCGAGGGTTCCCTCGGCCATGGCCTGGAGTTGGAGCCGATAGCCCGGGATCAGCTGACCACCTCCAAAACAACCGTCCGCCGTCACCCGGGTGAGGCTCAACACGGTGCCGGCATCCACGAGCAGTAACCCCCTGGAACAGTCGAGCTGTTGCTCCTGACTGCAGCGCCAGGCCATCCAAGCCCCGAGAGCTCGGTCCACACCCAACCAAGGAGGAGCCTTTGGCAAGGGCACATCCTCAAGGCGAATGCGCAGATCCTGGTGGGCCATGAGCGACTCGGGCACCGGAGCCACCGCCGCCCAGATCGGAGGGTCGTTCCCGATGCGACCAGGTTCAGGAGGCCCGTGATCGACACGTACATCGTTGTCTTGACGCTGGGCCCAATGCCAACGGCTGTTGCCAATCAGCAGAGCGCGACCGCCGCCCCGTTCAGACCCCGTCACTCAGATGCCATCGCCCATCAGCCCTTCGTTGGCCTCCT is a genomic window containing:
- the bcp gene encoding thioredoxin-dependent thiol peroxidase, with product MSLQIGDAAPDFTLPDQNGDSISLASLRGKKVLLYFYPKDDTPGCTKEACNFRDRWEQLKANNITVLGISKDGATSHNKFINKHELPFTLLTDEEPCAVASLYESYGLKKFMGREYMGMMRHTFLIDEEGKLERIYLKVKAATMADTLISDLGLS
- a CDS encoding type III pantothenate kinase; this translates as MTGSERGGGRALLIGNSRWHWAQRQDNDVRVDHGPPEPGRIGNDPPIWAAVAPVPESLMAHQDLRIRLEDVPLPKAPPWLGVDRALGAWMAWRCSQEQQLDCSRGLLLVDAGTVLSLTRVTADGCFGGGQLIPGYRLQLQAMAEGTLGLPSTPEVPSNDALQEVFPQQTVAAMQRGVLEAMLASIAAAQQHAQGLLWICGGDADLLKQHWTGATKLLQLEGDLQLQALLSLGAGLSSGRDR